A portion of the Toxoplasma gondii ME49 chromosome VIIb, whole genome shotgun sequence genome contains these proteins:
- a CDS encoding hypothetical protein (encoded by transcript TGME49_263085) — MMGGSSFVSPVSTVFRPADANLEALGGRGPAAEYKELLQSFFSGTQKWLAPPPSLSPFLLARAGFECTDTGVIQCPLCREKWTWRKGRVRQVPPSSCSTEKRGEEKNRSSETNGKASSCYERKRCRENGDAEPEKPLRSAFSSRARQADGKARRRGSSDAIQESTDEDEDSEMIDAVALSFVHSECCPRRGTFISLFDVGLAGAAVMPLTLVQNERSRLEALYDRLVEKARQPFLPLISLRSALGYLSSLILSQAECLSALRKGGFLDLDRSGTLSRTSESAEQMLNSPRVHTAPLDQNAVFASEASTTQHKEHTSLSLLLQLLILLFHPCFANLSVHTVNTNTQAAVLTEIIRSGEAREENEQRKNVQLHQETDSAAISLGTMLGSASAFFPTESCVEKAHKFLRSLSDSKECGKKLSLENILSCVLVDPLKVLALFGWEVGPKSAGRDAGCRSRRGKLCSFKDGGRAMDSEEGASVSTSLKTPRDGEEGKAGAETPTERLQNYAAEHESVVECRYCFRTVELSQFRQYAVQEETRFLRDRQKGWMHVCSEYTQFYCQALEHTAATATLNRRDGESVSGEDERGRGRGSSVSCDEVTDIVLGTYLPSPRLEGREPGVFDPVLDHRLHCPYISGAVYGGQAVVERVIHALVSLQISGFEQAREREELRKEAAQAWSWRKKLEPRK; from the exons ATGATGGGGGGCTCGTCTTTCGTTTCACCAGTCAGTACCGTTTTTCGGCCGGCGGATGCAAATCTGGAGGCGCTCGGGGGTAGGGGCCCAGCTGCGGAGTACAAGGAGCTGCTTcagtcgtttttctcggGAACACAAAAGTGGCTTGCCCCCccgccttcgctttctccctttctgctCGCTCGAGCGGGCTtcgagtgtacagacactggaGTCATTCAGTGTCCTTTGTGCAGGGAGAAGTGGACCTGGCGAAAGGGCCGCGTGCGGCAAGTTCCGCCGTCTAGTTGTTCCACCGAGAAGCGTGGTGAAGAAAAAAATCGTTCTTCAGAGACGAACGGTAAAGCTTCCTCATGCTATGAAAGGAAGAGGTGtcgagagaacggagacgctGAGCCAGAGAAACCACTTCGATCTGCTTTCTCGAGTCGTGCCCGACAGGCCGATGGGAAGGCTCGAAGGCGCGGCTCTTCGGATGCAATACAGGAGTCAacagatgaagacgaagacagtgAGATGATAGACGCTGTCGCCCTCAGTTTCGTCCATTCCGAATGCTGCCCTCGGAGAGGAAccttcatttctctctttgacGTCGGCCTGGCCGGCGCCGCCGTTATGCCTCTAACTCTGGTACAGAATGAGAGAAGCAG GCTGGAGGCGTTGTATGATCGTCTtgtcgagaaggcgaggcaacCGTTTTTGCCGTTAATATCTCTCCGAAGTGCACTGGGGTACCTCAGTAGTCTCATTCTGTCTCAAGCTGAGTGTCTGTCTGCACTGAGGAAAGGTGGATTTCTCGACCTCGATAGAAGTGGAACTCTCTCGCGGACGTCTGAGTCAGCAGAGCAAATGCTCAATTCGCCTAGAGTCCATACCGCTCCTTTAGACCAAAACGCCGTGTTTGCCTCGGAAGCAAGCACGACACAACACAAAGAACACACTTCGCTGTCGTTGCTCTTGCAGCTGCTTATTCTGCTTTTTCACCCCTGCTTTGCTAATCTTTCGGTCCACACTGTAAACACGAACACGCAGGCTGCCGTTTTGACCGAGATCATACGTTCtggggaagcgagagaggaaaacgaacagagaaaaaatgTACAGTTGCACCAAGAGACCGACAGTGCCGCCATCTCTTTAGGAACAATGCTGGGGTCAGCTTCAGCTTTTTTCCCAACGGAAAGTTGTGTAGAGAAAGCCCACAAGTTCCTCCGGTCCTTGTCGGATTCCAAAGAATGTGGAAAGAAACTATCACTTGAAAATATTCTCAGTTGTGTGTTGGTCGATCCGCTTAAAGTTCTCGCGCTTTTCGGCTGGGAGGTTGGTCCAAAATCCGCAGGGAGAGATGCGGGATGTCGGAGCAGAAGGGGCAAACTCTGTTCATTTaaagacggaggaagagctatggacagcgaggaaggggCGTCGGTCTCTACTTCCCTAAAAACTCCAAGGGACGGGGAGGAGGGCAAGGCTGGAGCAGAAACGCCAACAGAGCGCCTGCAGAATTATGCAGCAGAACATGAGAGTGTCGTTGAGTGCCGGTACTGTTTTCGTACAGTCGAGCTGAGCCAGTTTCGACAATATGCTGtccaagaagaaacgcgttttcttaGGGACAGGCAGAAGGGGTGGATGCACGTGTGTTCGGAATACACGCAGTTCTACTGTCAGGCACTGGAACACACGGCAGCGACTGCGACTCTGAACCGACGAGATGGCGAAAGTGTTTCCggtgaagacgaaagagggagagggagagggagtAGTGTTTCTTGTGACGAAGTGACAGACATTGTACTGGGAACTTATCTCCCATCCCCGCGGCTTGAAGGACGGGAGCCCGGTGTGTTCGATCCTGTGCTTGACCATCGTCTCCATTGCCCTTACATATCTGGGGCGGTCTATGGTGGCCAGGCTGTGGTTGAGCGAGTTATTCATGCGCTTGTATCTTTGCAAATTAGTGGCTTCGAAcaagcgagggagagggaagagctCAGGAAAGAAGCCGCGCAAGCATGGAGTTGGAGGAAAAAACTTGAGCCTCGAAAGTGA